One Ricinus communis isolate WT05 ecotype wild-type chromosome 1, ASM1957865v1, whole genome shotgun sequence DNA window includes the following coding sequences:
- the LOC8270656 gene encoding peptidyl-prolyl cis-trans isomerase CYP18-1, whose protein sequence is MSVTLHTNLGDIKCEIACDEVPKTAENFLALCASGYYDGTIFHRNIKGFMIQGGDPTGTGKGGTSIWGKKFNDEIRESLKHNARGILAMANSGPNTNGSQFFITYAKQPHLNGLYTIFGKVIHGFEVLDIMEKTQTGAGDRPLAEIRINRVTIHANPLAG, encoded by the exons ATG TCAGTTACACTGCATACCAATCTTGGTGATATCAAGTGCGAAATCGCTTGTGACGAGGTTCCTAAAACGGCCGAG AATTTCTTGGCACTATGTGCTAGTGGTTATTACGACGGAACCATATTTCACCGAAATATTAAAGGTTTCATGATTCAAGGTGGAGACCCAACAGGTACAGGCAAAGGTGGGACCAGTATATGGGGCAAGAAGTTCAATGATGAGATCAGAGAGTCTCTTAAG CATAACGCAAGAGGTATACTAGCAATGGCGAACAGTGGTCCTAATACTAATGGAAGCCAGTTTTTTATAACTTACGCAAAGCAACCGCATCTCAATGGATTGTACACTATATTTGGCAAAGTAATTCATGGCTTTGAAGTCCTGGATATCATGGAGAAG ACTCAAACAGGAGCTGGCGATCGACCTCTTGCAGAAATAAGGATCAATAGAGTAACAATACATGCCAATCCACTTGCTGGATAG